A genomic window from Streptomyces brevispora includes:
- a CDS encoding WD40 repeat domain-containing protein, translated as MAVFEDRGPWPGAVVITPQGDRLMVGGRGGAVRVWDLDASLHGTPSVALGGHRDSVLAGAVSPDGAVVATGGMDQVVRLWNAATGASVATCEGLGGWVRSVGFSADGERVVGTDCGGTVAVWDRTGGRPLSSTWFGGTEQRIRHVPSDVSAGSWRIEAARHDWPAMRCGCGRGARHVPYSFATLVAARTEEEAEAVDLADDIETGSMLFEAAAPVASMIVAALREKDLSAPSRLAMLDLLLGLVTGESDSSEVALDRPFLEVECREAIRGSIPALKGELKREGVPGAADLVLEILESLDGNQGESAG; from the coding sequence GTGGCGGTGTTCGAAGACCGGGGGCCCTGGCCAGGAGCCGTGGTCATCACGCCGCAGGGCGACCGTCTGATGGTCGGCGGCCGTGGCGGCGCGGTACGGGTCTGGGACCTGGACGCTTCGCTGCACGGCACGCCGTCGGTAGCACTTGGCGGGCACCGGGATTCGGTTCTCGCAGGGGCCGTCAGCCCGGACGGCGCCGTGGTCGCGACCGGTGGCATGGACCAAGTGGTGCGGCTCTGGAATGCGGCTACTGGTGCGTCGGTGGCGACCTGCGAGGGGCTCGGCGGATGGGTGCGATCGGTCGGGTTCAGTGCCGACGGCGAACGCGTTGTCGGGACCGACTGCGGCGGGACGGTCGCTGTTTGGGACCGCACGGGCGGTCGTCCCCTGTCGAGTACGTGGTTCGGCGGTACTGAGCAGCGGATTAGGCACGTTCCGTCCGACGTGTCGGCGGGCAGTTGGCGTATCGAGGCCGCCCGGCACGACTGGCCGGCCATGCGGTGCGGCTGCGGCCGAGGCGCGCGCCACGTTCCGTACAGCTTCGCCACGCTGGTCGCGGCGAGAACCGAGGAAGAAGCCGAGGCGGTCGACCTGGCCGATGACATCGAGACGGGCTCGATGCTGTTCGAGGCTGCCGCCCCGGTTGCCTCGATGATCGTCGCGGCACTCCGCGAGAAGGACCTCTCCGCTCCGTCGAGGCTGGCCATGCTGGACCTGCTCCTCGGTCTGGTCACGGGGGAGTCCGACAGCAGCGAGGTCGCACTCGACAGGCCGTTCCTGGAGGTCGAGTGCCGTGAAGCCATCCGTGGCAGCATTCCCGCGCTGAAGGGAGAACTGAAGCGCGAGGGTGTTCCCGGCGCGGCCGACCTCGTCCTTGAGATCCTGGAAAGCCTCGATGGGAACCAGGGGGAGTCGGCCGGGTAG
- a CDS encoding replication initiator — MRLTHWRGPSGELLANAVQTAAASAHVEGPEIDGRACSFGFGKQLDVKVIRSAAFQDRSTITEGKVAGYVAKYATKGAESATGTLDRRLKLIAELSQETIPDHAARMIRTAWALGARRDLEHLKLRALAHMLGFRGHFSTKTRTYSTTLGALRDARAVWHRRHAPAPEATTLVLAHWAFDGIGLTPDLERLAVLIGGSPAREQAVTADA; from the coding sequence TTGCGTTTGACGCACTGGCGAGGGCCCTCAGGGGAGCTGCTCGCCAACGCCGTCCAAACTGCCGCCGCTAGCGCCCACGTTGAAGGTCCGGAGATCGACGGCCGCGCCTGCTCCTTCGGCTTCGGCAAGCAGCTCGACGTCAAGGTCATCCGGTCCGCCGCCTTCCAGGACAGGAGCACGATCACCGAGGGCAAGGTCGCCGGGTACGTCGCCAAGTACGCCACCAAGGGCGCCGAAAGTGCGACCGGCACCCTCGACCGCCGCCTGAAACTGATCGCTGAACTCAGCCAGGAAACCATTCCCGACCACGCCGCCCGCATGATCCGCACTGCCTGGGCACTCGGCGCCCGCCGCGACCTCGAACACCTGAAACTGCGCGCCTTGGCCCACATGCTCGGCTTCCGCGGCCACTTCTCCACCAAGACCCGCACCTACTCCACCACCCTCGGAGCTCTCCGCGACGCCCGCGCCGTCTGGCACCGCCGCCACGCCCCCGCACCCGAAGCAACCACGCTCGTACTCGCCCACTGGGCCTTCGACGGCATCGGCCTCACACCCGACCTTGAACGCCTCGCCGTACTCATCGGCGGTAGCCCGGCGCGCGAACAGGCGGTGACAGCCGATGCATGA
- a CDS encoding helix-turn-helix domain-containing protein, whose translation MHDDELLTVPGAMARLKIGRSALYDLLRTRRLASLTIGRARRIPAHALDDYIQSHLEEAAR comes from the coding sequence ATGCATGACGACGAACTGCTCACCGTCCCCGGGGCCATGGCCCGCCTCAAGATCGGCCGCTCCGCCCTCTACGACCTCCTGCGCACCCGGCGCCTGGCCTCACTGACCATCGGCCGCGCCCGCCGCATCCCCGCCCACGCCCTGGACGACTACATCCAGAGCCACCTGGAAGAGGCCGCCCGATGA
- a CDS encoding tyrosine-type recombinase/integrase, producing the protein MTVPKRKKARANGEGTIYQRKDDRWEAAGYVLAADGSHKRVRVYGTTRKDAANKLAAKIADSNRGLPVATADSTVGDYLTYWLGSVAIHRLRENTHTRYATCIRLHLIPGLGTKKVARLTARDVRTFLDRLRTTCQCCAQGLDTERNACCAISECCQKRLSPLTVTYVHSVLKSALEHAVREDELPGNIARNVKTTAPRPRRFQPLTATEARQFLDTARSDGLHALYELALRTGLRKGELLGLHWEDLDLDAGTASIRRSLQRTQSGGLTALPTKTRASERRIALPTECVYSLKNHRQRQEAERKIAGVGWKDSGLVFVTPTGGPIDPANMTRRFGRLLNRAGLRRIRFHDLRHSTATLLLEQGVDLVVIKELLGHAHIGVTAGVYAHVRLRLQRQAIDTLGDALSPTNDHPDDPPAAAAVR; encoded by the coding sequence ATGACCGTCCCCAAGCGCAAGAAGGCCCGCGCCAACGGCGAAGGCACCATCTATCAGCGCAAGGACGACCGCTGGGAAGCCGCCGGATATGTCCTCGCCGCCGACGGCAGCCACAAACGCGTCCGCGTCTACGGCACCACCCGCAAGGACGCCGCCAACAAACTCGCCGCGAAGATCGCCGACAGTAACCGCGGCCTCCCTGTGGCGACCGCAGACAGCACCGTCGGCGACTACCTCACCTACTGGCTCGGCAGCGTCGCCATCCACCGGCTCCGCGAGAACACCCACACCCGCTACGCCACCTGCATACGCCTCCACCTCATCCCCGGCCTCGGCACCAAGAAGGTCGCGCGGCTGACCGCACGCGACGTACGCACCTTTCTCGACCGGCTCCGCACCACCTGCCAGTGCTGCGCCCAGGGGCTGGACACCGAAAGGAATGCCTGCTGCGCGATCAGCGAGTGCTGCCAGAAGCGACTGTCCCCCTTGACCGTGACCTATGTGCACTCGGTGCTCAAGTCGGCACTGGAACACGCCGTACGAGAAGACGAACTACCCGGCAACATCGCCCGGAACGTGAAGACCACCGCGCCCCGGCCCAGGCGCTTCCAGCCTCTCACCGCGACCGAAGCCCGCCAGTTCCTCGACACGGCCCGTAGCGACGGGCTCCACGCGCTGTACGAACTCGCCCTGCGCACCGGACTCCGCAAAGGCGAACTCCTCGGCCTCCACTGGGAAGACCTCGACCTCGACGCGGGCACCGCCAGCATCCGCCGGTCCCTCCAACGCACCCAGAGCGGTGGCCTGACCGCTCTGCCCACCAAGACCCGCGCATCCGAACGCCGCATCGCACTCCCCACCGAGTGTGTCTACTCGCTGAAGAACCACCGGCAACGTCAGGAAGCAGAACGCAAGATAGCCGGGGTGGGCTGGAAGGACAGCGGGCTCGTCTTCGTCACGCCTACCGGCGGACCGATCGACCCGGCCAACATGACCCGGCGCTTCGGTCGGCTCCTCAACCGGGCCGGGCTCCGCCGCATCCGCTTCCATGACCTGCGCCACTCGACGGCCACCCTGCTCCTGGAACAAGGCGTCGACCTCGTCGTGATCAAAGAACTCCTCGGTCACGCTCACATCGGCGTCACCGCCGGCGTCTACGCCCACGTGAGACTCCGTCTCCAGCGACAGGCTATCGACACCCTGGGCGACGCCCTCAGCCCGACCAACGACCACCCTGACGACCCGCCTGCCGCAGCAGCTGTCCGCTGA
- a CDS encoding helix-turn-helix domain-containing protein: protein MQDPPSALARELGQLVHDRRLELGLSQAALAERCGMKQPQISRFEGGGTVPTLPLLRRLAQALGADLTISLTPHDKAA, encoded by the coding sequence ATGCAGGACCCGCCTTCCGCGCTCGCCCGTGAGCTCGGGCAACTCGTCCACGACCGGCGCCTCGAGCTCGGGCTGTCCCAGGCCGCGCTGGCCGAGCGGTGCGGAATGAAGCAGCCGCAGATCTCCCGCTTCGAAGGCGGCGGGACCGTGCCCACGCTTCCCCTCCTGCGCCGCCTGGCTCAGGCTCTCGGCGCCGACCTGACCATAAGCCTCACCCCGCACGACAAAGCCGCTTGA
- a CDS encoding helix-turn-helix domain-containing protein produces the protein MNHSEWRTRRHRQLLGEHLDADPEYDRVYEEAGLAMTLGKAVYNRRKQLGLSEADLAERMHVDVDDIEGIETATELPPIAVIMRLARALDLTVDVHLAGGDEPTVTIVAPAA, from the coding sequence ATGAACCACAGCGAATGGAGGACCCGTCGCCACCGTCAGCTGCTGGGCGAACACCTGGACGCTGACCCCGAGTACGACCGGGTCTACGAAGAGGCCGGTCTCGCCATGACGTTGGGCAAAGCCGTCTACAACCGGCGTAAGCAGCTGGGCCTGAGCGAGGCCGACCTCGCCGAGCGCATGCACGTCGACGTCGATGACATCGAAGGCATCGAGACGGCCACCGAGCTGCCGCCCATCGCGGTCATCATGCGCCTGGCCCGCGCACTGGACCTCACGGTGGACGTGCACCTCGCCGGCGGAGACGAGCCCACCGTCACCATCGTCGCACCAGCGGCCTGA
- a CDS encoding type II toxin-antitoxin system RelE/ParE family toxin — protein sequence MGGGRYSIEIEPEVRLWLENIPAHHYKQAERIADLLAEQPTTLDEPHSRHLGGKLRELRFRLGDAHQRITYWLAPGRRVVLLTVFRKTKMREQAEVDRAHAAQRLCEAEHKAAAEHDLYSRNLKENR from the coding sequence ATGGGCGGCGGGCGCTACTCGATCGAGATCGAGCCGGAGGTACGGCTGTGGCTGGAGAACATTCCCGCCCATCACTACAAGCAGGCCGAACGCATCGCCGACCTGCTCGCCGAGCAGCCCACCACGCTCGACGAACCGCACTCCCGCCATCTGGGCGGCAAGCTCCGCGAGCTGCGCTTCCGCCTCGGCGATGCCCATCAGCGGATCACCTACTGGCTGGCGCCCGGCCGACGTGTCGTGCTGCTCACCGTGTTCCGCAAGACCAAGATGCGCGAGCAGGCCGAAGTGGACCGCGCCCACGCCGCACAGCGATTGTGCGAGGCAGAGCATAAAGCCGCCGCCGAGCACGACCTCTACAGCCGCAACCTCAAGGAGAACCGATGA
- a CDS encoding GntR family transcriptional regulator yields MGWRGVVVRRRGRRPAGSGVPLTFEVIAEAVRERIRSGGLRPGDALPTQAVLMREFGASSLTVQKAMTLLKQEGWAVSRPGKGAFVAHHDHPDGADDLDGPETTAPAVVATARVEALERALADAVEQIADLRGRIEALETRSGTRDR; encoded by the coding sequence GTGGGGTGGCGGGGCGTGGTGGTGAGGCGGCGCGGGCGCAGGCCGGCGGGCAGCGGGGTGCCACTGACGTTCGAGGTCATCGCTGAGGCTGTGCGTGAGCGGATCCGCTCGGGTGGGCTGCGGCCGGGTGACGCGTTGCCGACACAAGCCGTGCTGATGCGCGAGTTCGGGGCGTCGAGCCTGACCGTGCAGAAGGCCATGACCCTGCTGAAACAAGAGGGGTGGGCGGTCTCCCGTCCTGGCAAGGGCGCCTTCGTCGCCCACCACGACCACCCCGACGGTGCCGATGACCTCGACGGCCCGGAGACGACCGCACCCGCCGTCGTGGCAACGGCCCGCGTCGAGGCGCTGGAACGGGCACTGGCCGACGCCGTCGAGCAGATCGCCGACCTTCGTGGCCGCATCGAAGCCCTGGAGACGCGCAGCGGCACGCGGGACCGCTGA
- a CDS encoding replication initiator, with amino-acid sequence MPAQLPLPYPATVPASIPPLPSGFTAPTCPANATISTAAGRSPLERRARLTAKLTKLAVAGQLAPLAHQIAGLGGCAHPIRLTGHRTRLDSATGEILDHFDSSRLPAGELLVRCGNRRATRCPACSTVYRYDTYQLITAGLRGGKTVPTSVAAHPRVFATLTAPGFGPVHNQPDTGPCHCGHIHSDDDRLLGTPLDPERYDYAGAVLWNAHAPALWARFTTHLRREIAKAAGLTQRVLRDHATLSYAKVAEYQKRGQVHFHAVIRLDGPTGPGSTPPAWATVQLLDHAVRAAATRTRVVHEGQPQQPAANTPGAREAVRSDRLVFRFGQQIDVRAIRSTDFTGGGPVTDRHIAGYIAKYATKGAETTTGTLDHRLRLLAELTGHDITDHARRMIHTAWHLATKRRHTHLRLRQWAHMLGFRGHFSTRTRHYSTTLAHLRAERTAWRLGRPDAQTPAPVPAEPQTNQTDSSPVDDRAEHSTDLAAGHRNIAGQHVDTDTTLVISHWQYAGTGLLPELEHLADLLAAKREARPKQLTQTRGSDGLGGRAGYSTDRPTGAFWTGAVT; translated from the coding sequence ATGCCCGCACAGCTTCCGCTCCCGTACCCCGCGACCGTTCCAGCCTCCATTCCTCCGTTGCCGTCGGGGTTCACGGCACCGACCTGCCCGGCGAACGCCACCATCTCGACGGCAGCAGGGAGGTCGCCGCTGGAGCGCCGCGCCAGGCTCACCGCCAAGCTGACGAAGCTAGCCGTCGCCGGCCAACTCGCACCCCTCGCACACCAGATAGCCGGACTCGGTGGCTGCGCGCACCCGATCCGCCTCACCGGGCACCGCACCCGACTCGACAGCGCGACCGGCGAGATCCTCGACCACTTCGACTCCAGCCGACTCCCGGCGGGCGAACTGCTGGTCCGCTGCGGCAACCGCCGCGCCACCCGATGCCCCGCCTGCTCCACCGTCTACCGCTACGACACCTACCAACTCATCACCGCCGGCCTGCGCGGCGGCAAGACCGTCCCCACCAGCGTCGCCGCCCACCCCCGCGTCTTCGCCACCCTCACCGCACCCGGCTTCGGCCCCGTCCACAACCAGCCCGACACCGGCCCCTGCCACTGCGGCCACATCCACTCTGACGACGACCGGCTGCTGGGCACGCCTCTCGACCCCGAGCGGTACGACTACGCGGGCGCGGTGCTGTGGAACGCGCATGCCCCGGCCCTGTGGGCCCGCTTCACCACACATCTGCGGCGGGAGATCGCGAAGGCGGCGGGGCTGACGCAGCGTGTTTTGCGGGACCACGCCACGCTCTCCTACGCCAAGGTCGCCGAATACCAGAAACGCGGCCAGGTCCACTTCCACGCTGTCATCCGCCTCGACGGACCCACCGGCCCCGGGAGCACCCCGCCCGCCTGGGCCACCGTCCAGCTCCTCGACCACGCCGTCCGCGCCGCCGCCACACGTACCCGCGTCGTGCACGAGGGCCAGCCTCAGCAGCCCGCCGCGAACACGCCCGGGGCCCGGGAGGCCGTCCGCAGCGATCGGTTGGTGTTCCGGTTCGGGCAGCAGATCGACGTCCGGGCGATCCGCAGTACGGACTTCACCGGCGGCGGCCCGGTCACCGACCGGCACATCGCCGGCTACATCGCCAAGTACGCCACCAAGGGCGCCGAGACCACCACCGGCACCCTCGACCACCGCCTCCGCCTCCTCGCCGAACTCACCGGCCACGACATCACCGACCACGCCCGCCGCATGATCCACACCGCCTGGCACCTCGCCACCAAACGCCGGCACACCCACCTCCGCCTACGCCAATGGGCCCACATGCTCGGCTTCCGAGGCCACTTCTCCACCCGCACCCGCCACTACTCCACCACCCTCGCCCACCTCCGAGCCGAACGCACCGCCTGGCGCCTTGGTCGGCCCGACGCCCAGACCCCAGCCCCCGTGCCGGCTGAGCCGCAGACCAACCAGACGGACAGCAGTCCGGTCGATGACCGCGCCGAACACTCCACCGACCTGGCAGCCGGTCACCGCAACATCGCCGGTCAGCACGTGGACACGGACACCACGCTGGTCATCTCCCACTGGCAGTACGCCGGAACCGGCCTCCTGCCCGAACTCGAACATCTCGCCGACCTCCTGGCCGCGAAACGGGAGGCCCGGCCCAAGCAACTGACCCAAACCCGAGGCTCGGACGGTCTTGGTGGCCGCGCCGGTTACTCCACTGATCGGCCGACCGGTGCCTTCTGGACGGGGGCCGTTACGTGA
- a CDS encoding helix-turn-helix domain-containing protein: protein MTAGTELLTVPQVMERLQLGRTAVYDLIRSRQLTSLTLGRARRIPAHALTDFIRTRLDQEAAA from the coding sequence GTGACCGCCGGCACGGAACTCCTCACCGTCCCCCAGGTCATGGAACGCCTCCAACTCGGCCGCACCGCCGTCTACGACCTCATCCGCTCTCGTCAGCTCACCTCCCTCACCCTCGGCCGAGCCCGCCGGATCCCCGCCCACGCCCTCACCGACTTCATCCGTACCCGCCTCGACCAGGAAGCCGCCGCCTGA
- a CDS encoding tyrosine-type recombinase/integrase, with translation MITPRDTAASRRTRANGDGTVYQRKDRRWEAAGYVLAPGNTRKRIRVYGNSRTEALAKLTEKIAASNRGVPVVTAQGSLAAYLAYWLESVAVHHLRETTHTRYTACVDRYLIPGLGRKKLTKLTAKDVRTWLNQLRTTCQCCTRGIDARRDQPCCCAIGQCCSKLLSPLTLTYVHSVLKSALEHAVREEEIPRNVARNVRTGTPRPRRFEPLTADEARQFLTTVRGHRLHALFELALHTGLRKGELLGLHWEDLDLGSGTASIRRSLQRTRTGGLTVLPTKTRASERRIALPTECVHSLRGHQERQEGERNTAGVAWRESGLVFTTPTGGPLDPANMTRRFAAFLSRAGLRRIRFHDLRHSTATLLLEQGIDLVVIKELLGHAHIGVTAGVYAHVRLRLQRQAIDTLGSVLNLSSDGPDNPPATAAVR, from the coding sequence ATGATCACACCCCGCGACACCGCCGCCTCCCGCCGCACCCGCGCCAACGGCGACGGAACCGTCTACCAGCGAAAAGACCGCCGCTGGGAAGCCGCCGGATACGTCCTCGCCCCCGGCAACACCCGCAAGCGCATCCGCGTCTACGGCAACTCGCGCACGGAGGCGCTGGCCAAGCTGACCGAGAAGATCGCCGCCAGCAACCGCGGCGTCCCCGTCGTCACCGCCCAAGGCAGCCTCGCGGCATACCTGGCGTATTGGCTGGAGAGCGTCGCCGTCCACCATCTTCGCGAGACAACCCACACCCGCTACACCGCCTGCGTCGACCGCTACCTCATACCCGGCCTGGGCAGGAAGAAGCTCACCAAGCTCACCGCCAAGGACGTCCGCACCTGGCTCAACCAACTCCGCACCACCTGCCAGTGCTGCACACGCGGCATCGACGCCCGGCGCGACCAGCCCTGCTGCTGCGCTATCGGCCAGTGCTGCTCCAAGCTGCTCTCTCCGCTGACGCTCACCTACGTCCACTCTGTACTCAAGTCCGCCCTGGAGCACGCCGTCCGCGAGGAGGAGATCCCGCGCAACGTCGCCCGCAACGTCCGCACCGGCACCCCACGGCCCCGGCGCTTCGAACCCCTCACCGCCGACGAAGCCCGCCAGTTCCTCACCACCGTGCGCGGCCACCGGCTGCACGCCCTGTTCGAACTCGCCCTCCACACCGGACTCCGCAAGGGCGAACTCCTCGGCCTCCACTGGGAAGACCTCGACCTTGGCTCAGGCACCGCCAGCATCCGCCGCTCACTCCAACGGACCCGAACCGGCGGTCTGACCGTCCTTCCCACCAAGACCCGAGCATCCGAACGCCGCATCGCCCTGCCGACCGAGTGCGTCCACTCGCTGCGTGGCCACCAGGAACGACAGGAAGGAGAGCGCAACACGGCCGGGGTGGCTTGGAGGGAGAGCGGTCTCGTCTTCACCACTCCGACAGGTGGCCCCTTGGACCCAGCCAACATGACCCGCCGCTTCGCGGCATTCCTCAGCCGCGCCGGGCTGCGCCGCATCCGCTTCCACGACCTACGGCACTCCACGGCGACGTTGCTCCTGGAGCAGGGCATCGACCTCGTCGTCATCAAGGAGCTTCTCGGGCACGCCCACATCGGCGTCACCGCCGGCGTCTACGCCCACGTCCGACTCCGCCTCCAACGCCAAGCCATCGACACCCTGGGCAGCGTCCTCAACCTGAGCTCCGACGGCCCCGATAACCCACCCGCCACAGCCGCCGTCCGCTGA
- a CDS encoding SMI1/KNR4 family protein, translating to MAELFEDSDYYTGPALDDDMIRRAEENLGVRLPRSYVDVLLLRNGGTPRNLCYPTLFPTSWADDHFEISGIRGIGGTWGIDSSSGRGSSYLISEWKYPDIGVVICDTPSAGHDTVMLDYSECGPEGEPAVAYIDEDRIPRRVAQSFGEFLARLVPCGSIN from the coding sequence ATGGCAGAACTATTCGAAGATAGCGACTACTACACGGGGCCTGCGCTCGATGACGACATGATTCGTCGAGCGGAGGAGAATCTCGGCGTCCGCCTGCCCCGCAGCTACGTCGACGTACTGCTCCTACGGAACGGCGGAACCCCGCGAAATCTCTGCTATCCCACACTGTTTCCGACATCCTGGGCTGACGATCATTTCGAGATCAGTGGGATTCGGGGAATCGGGGGGACGTGGGGTATCGACTCATCATCCGGCAGGGGAAGCTCCTACTTGATCTCCGAGTGGAAGTATCCAGATATCGGTGTAGTGATTTGCGATACGCCTTCCGCAGGCCACGACACCGTAATGCTCGACTATTCCGAGTGTGGTCCCGAGGGTGAACCTGCCGTCGCATACATCGATGAAGACCGAATCCCTCGGCGAGTAGCTCAGTCGTTTGGCGAGTTCCTCGCGCGGCTTGTTCCTTGCGGTTCGATTAATTAG
- a CDS encoding HNH endonuclease, protein MTGALGGAVGGAASGAVGRLLAGVGGKALNGAAMGAAEGAVGYGVSCVTSEEGCSASGAAKATAVGAATGGVFGAAASKFGRKSTAKQEPDGQPSSPGGSCRVRVPHSFTGLTGVLLANGTTKPISEVKVGDYVLTAEPGKKKQEKHKVKEVFVTKTDRGYVDVVVDTKSGRKTIQTTKHHQFYEATKNAWTQAANLKAGQKLQNDTGGPTVVIDTKAYTATLATYDLSIEGLHTYYVLAGATPILVHNCGGAVQGHPTTCDCANGGIPKVRNGKLAGDVHPKTNVPFDANGFPDFSGWRHPQVPDVRIQLTGSRSKDFRLANQAAGLPSTPQGYTWHHHQDPGLMQLIQRQAHADTGHTGGF, encoded by the coding sequence GTGACCGGCGCCCTCGGCGGCGCGGTCGGCGGCGCGGCGTCGGGTGCGGTGGGCCGTCTGCTCGCCGGTGTCGGCGGCAAGGCGCTGAACGGTGCGGCGATGGGCGCTGCGGAAGGCGCGGTCGGTTACGGCGTCTCCTGCGTGACCAGTGAGGAAGGGTGCAGCGCCAGCGGCGCGGCGAAGGCCACGGCGGTGGGCGCGGCAACGGGTGGTGTGTTCGGCGCGGCGGCCAGCAAGTTCGGCCGCAAGTCGACGGCGAAGCAGGAGCCGGACGGCCAGCCGTCCTCTCCGGGTGGCAGCTGCCGCGTTCGCGTTCCTCACAGCTTCACCGGCCTGACCGGGGTGCTGCTGGCGAACGGCACGACCAAGCCGATCTCCGAGGTGAAGGTCGGGGACTACGTCCTGACGGCCGAACCGGGCAAGAAGAAGCAGGAGAAGCACAAGGTCAAGGAGGTCTTCGTCACCAAGACGGACCGTGGCTACGTCGATGTCGTCGTTGACACGAAGTCCGGCCGAAAGACGATCCAGACCACCAAGCACCACCAGTTCTACGAAGCCACCAAGAACGCCTGGACCCAGGCCGCCAACCTCAAGGCCGGCCAGAAGCTCCAGAACGACACCGGCGGCCCCACGGTGGTGATCGACACCAAGGCCTACACTGCAACCCTCGCGACGTACGACCTCAGCATCGAGGGCTTGCACACGTACTATGTGCTGGCGGGGGCAACTCCGATCCTCGTTCACAATTGCGGTGGAGCCGTTCAGGGCCACCCGACGACATGCGATTGCGCCAATGGCGGGATACCCAAGGTGCGCAACGGCAAGCTCGCCGGAGACGTCCATCCGAAGACGAATGTTCCATTCGACGCCAATGGATTCCCGGATTTCTCTGGGTGGCGACACCCGCAGGTGCCGGATGTTCGAATTCAGCTCACCGGCAGCAGATCGAAGGACTTCAGGCTAGCCAATCAGGCCGCAGGGTTGCCTTCCACTCCGCAGGGCTACACGTGGCATCATCATCAGGACCCTGGGCTTATGCAGCTCATCCAGAGGCAGGCACATGCCGACACCGGGCATACCGGAGGATTCTGA
- a CDS encoding HEAT repeat domain-containing protein has translation MALTLENAIIQLSDRASAKRRSAAKRLRKLADETAGPALLHSLQGEIGDRRTWETQYEMIMALGACGYRPAVGFLAELAKQPTDDTALHLALGDSIVRLRSPQEGFAAPLEWCLDRGDPSLVDGALRAVAALRAVLDAGTVDRVLDFLDPLDPYDGLRFWAAVAATEWPGERVHTFLESCVAGPRADVADAAATSLESRYQS, from the coding sequence ATGGCACTGACCTTGGAAAACGCGATCATTCAGCTGAGCGACAGAGCATCGGCGAAACGTCGTTCGGCCGCGAAGCGACTACGTAAACTGGCGGACGAAACGGCGGGCCCTGCGCTGCTCCACTCGCTCCAAGGCGAAATCGGCGACCGCCGCACCTGGGAAACCCAGTATGAAATGATCATGGCTCTTGGGGCATGCGGTTACCGGCCCGCCGTCGGGTTCCTGGCTGAACTGGCCAAGCAACCCACGGACGACACCGCACTGCACCTGGCCCTGGGTGACTCAATCGTGAGGCTGCGAAGCCCTCAAGAAGGTTTCGCAGCCCCACTGGAATGGTGTCTGGATCGTGGAGATCCATCGCTTGTCGACGGTGCCCTGCGCGCCGTCGCTGCACTGCGCGCGGTCCTGGACGCCGGGACCGTCGACCGCGTCCTGGACTTCCTCGATCCGCTGGATCCCTATGACGGACTACGCTTCTGGGCCGCAGTAGCGGCCACAGAATGGCCCGGTGAACGAGTCCACACGTTCCTGGAGTCCTGTGTGGCAGGCCCAAGGGCGGACGTGGCCGACGCAGCGGCCACGTCCCTGGAAAGCCGGTATCAGAGCTAA
- a CDS encoding DUF4265 domain-containing protein, producing the protein MLREEAVVPASEDGTNRSSFAGIPLKVESQHGATADEVVAVTPVSDGHYLVCLSPGFFRGIAAGDVIAYDERSKSAKVVERGGNVAVQVFHAGIPGDVIEFLKEKATEIGGRVDGELDSLVVLTFPVKVGFPAIESLLAALPEAGVEWEYGNVFDERGEPLAWWEDTT; encoded by the coding sequence GTGCTGAGAGAGGAGGCTGTGGTGCCGGCTTCAGAAGATGGGACTAACCGCAGTAGCTTCGCTGGGATTCCACTCAAGGTGGAGTCCCAGCACGGGGCCACTGCCGATGAAGTGGTGGCTGTCACCCCAGTGAGCGATGGTCACTACCTTGTCTGTCTGTCACCTGGATTCTTCAGGGGCATCGCAGCTGGTGATGTGATCGCGTACGACGAGCGCAGCAAAAGCGCGAAGGTAGTCGAGCGGGGTGGGAACGTCGCCGTCCAAGTGTTTCACGCGGGAATTCCTGGCGATGTCATCGAATTTCTTAAGGAGAAAGCGACGGAGATCGGAGGACGGGTCGATGGTGAGCTCGATTCGCTCGTGGTTCTGACGTTTCCGGTCAAGGTCGGCTTTCCAGCGATCGAGTCACTCCTGGCCGCGCTTCCCGAGGCTGGGGTGGAGTGGGAGTATGGAAACGTGTTTGACGAGCGGGGAGAGCCTCTTGCCTGGTGGGAGGACACAACCTGA